One window of the Alligator mississippiensis isolate rAllMis1 chromosome 5, rAllMis1, whole genome shotgun sequence genome contains the following:
- the ROPN1L gene encoding ropporin-1-like protein isoform X2 yields the protein MIVFFRVLLLDLTRIMPLPETMFCAQQIKIPPELPDILKQFTKAAIRTQPCDVLQWSAGYFSALLKGEPLPVKDRVEMPVATQKTDTGLTPGLLKVLHKQLSPKGHVSMKELEKKWKHLCLPVEQLRALLQLDSFGDEVEWMKILALGCSALGGSLLSSLKHACEILTTDLEGGPARVPFDTFSFLYTYLASIDGEIPDSEVDAFLSSIKGSVAHKEGLVGLADFFTPTKKL from the exons ATGATTGT ttttttcaGGGTCTTGTTACTGGACCTGACAAGAATCATGCCTCTCCCAGAGACCATGTTTTGTGCCCAGCAGATTAAAATCCCACCTGAGCTCCCAGATATTTTGAAACAATTTACTAAAGCTGCTATAAGGACACAACCATGTGATGTTCTGCAGTGGTCAGCTGG GTATTTCTCAGCTCTGTTGAAAGGAGAGCCCCTTCCTGTTAAGGACAGGGTTGAAATGCCAGTAGCAACTCAGAAAACGGACACTGGACTGACACCAGGGCTCCTTAAAGTTTTGCACAAGCAG ctttctCCAAAGGGCCACGTGAGCATGAAAGAACTAGAGAAAAAATGGAAACATCTCTGCTTGCCAGTGGAGCAGCTTAGAGCCCTTCTGCAACTGGACAGCTTTGGTGACGAGGTGGAATGGATGAAAATTCTAGCACTTGGGTGCAGTGCGCTTGGTGGG TCCTTGCTGAGTTCTCTGAAGCATGCCTGTGAAATTCTAACAACTGATCTCGAAGGTGGACCTGCTCGCGTTCCATTTGATACGTTTTCATTTCTTTACACATACCTGGCTAGTATAGATGGAGAGATACCAGACAGCGAAGTTGACGCTTTCCTCAGCTCTATTAAAGGAAGTGT
- the ROPN1L gene encoding ropporin-1-like protein isoform X1: MPLPETMFCAQQIKIPPELPDILKQFTKAAIRTQPCDVLQWSAGYFSALLKGEPLPVKDRVEMPVATQKTDTGLTPGLLKVLHKQLSPKGHVSMKELEKKWKHLCLPVEQLRALLQLDSFGDEVEWMKILALGCSALGGSLLSSLKHACEILTTDLEGGPARVPFDTFSFLYTYLASIDGEIPDSEVDAFLSSIKGSVAHKEGLVGLADFFTPTKKL; encoded by the exons ATGCCTCTCCCAGAGACCATGTTTTGTGCCCAGCAGATTAAAATCCCACCTGAGCTCCCAGATATTTTGAAACAATTTACTAAAGCTGCTATAAGGACACAACCATGTGATGTTCTGCAGTGGTCAGCTGG GTATTTCTCAGCTCTGTTGAAAGGAGAGCCCCTTCCTGTTAAGGACAGGGTTGAAATGCCAGTAGCAACTCAGAAAACGGACACTGGACTGACACCAGGGCTCCTTAAAGTTTTGCACAAGCAG ctttctCCAAAGGGCCACGTGAGCATGAAAGAACTAGAGAAAAAATGGAAACATCTCTGCTTGCCAGTGGAGCAGCTTAGAGCCCTTCTGCAACTGGACAGCTTTGGTGACGAGGTGGAATGGATGAAAATTCTAGCACTTGGGTGCAGTGCGCTTGGTGGG TCCTTGCTGAGTTCTCTGAAGCATGCCTGTGAAATTCTAACAACTGATCTCGAAGGTGGACCTGCTCGCGTTCCATTTGATACGTTTTCATTTCTTTACACATACCTGGCTAGTATAGATGGAGAGATACCAGACAGCGAAGTTGACGCTTTCCTCAGCTCTATTAAAGGAAGTGT